A portion of the Geoalkalibacter ferrihydriticus DSM 17813 genome contains these proteins:
- a CDS encoding toxin VasX: MSRQHRRLARYIDGEGDAAQRYRELVIDDLNPGTQKLSLVMRDLAFSNYSPEDREFIVLPLASAAPTVPTDAPRPSCIEEYPNFVIPIIPKRYATPEPDQTRAQELRKGWLYVYRNGYLWRELEVLAHGHTRDVNLRRHQGKDERPASGETDSRVIIPYKMAGRHQQIEIAYSEVQWSWARINALGGMDTDPKEEPRLRPDTSRPQISKEEAAAMRRARMQDFTAELRRFIAGEDTENIQSVENCTEEIYSLHLHRFSKLPVVYVHDPIGVAKDLATEVFIRRNEYLQGRNQAAEEAGSKHAMAEIVFQMGLGSKKAADLVDMDELRYLLKWDRQIAHLHALEEAAVALGEYITRAPVAGCPDVHVSMQDYDEHTSVENLLRGQLLSSELVGHLIYGEGQQYLGKSLNQPDHFLVGALNPPQRKIEILGKNTNTVAEFFENLAAGAQSDPALEKAVFELFARIIEQISDGEYTLAQGNFDLAPLLAGSAAAGAKGGYLSSSFTVLARGRFDVAQWVVVKKGLSSQMALTLGRSMEWLQANQPLIKLNAVRLFAVLEVMNLGKAVAGIEKGKFGIAEARFAAASATIISLGFTYLKDVKQIGAGWDNKALPLWEQQLLTKKRIFVAGGAHGFGFVGNVIIVALAWSDVWAAYKKENTGGAVAATVAALGSTILAAATTLGGLVEMNTLRTPGFTGAQAARAAAYGKARVPLTRYFQISRVGAGTFIGIAVLVVGGALMYYFSRTPLEHFLARGPFGKDKDKRYHGATEFQSWSDDAIAEARLFNLLFSPTLDPSLERSSNGYRVDLRIHLPLLFEGKTRIDYRLYGLPPMGFHKPAEKRVIPPSSQGQLVTNPDGSHTLRLSYDSEAIKGFVTYEAQALVDLYGDGSQVLPVNIEKASLAGHAPVVMEFPEALQL, from the coding sequence ATGAGTCGCCAACACCGCCGCCTGGCGCGCTACATCGACGGCGAGGGCGACGCCGCCCAGCGCTACCGCGAACTGGTCATCGACGATCTCAACCCCGGCACGCAAAAGCTTTCCCTGGTCATGCGCGATCTGGCCTTCAGCAACTATTCGCCCGAAGACCGTGAATTCATCGTGCTGCCCCTGGCCTCCGCGGCGCCCACGGTGCCCACAGATGCCCCGCGTCCCTCCTGCATCGAAGAGTATCCCAACTTCGTCATCCCCATCATCCCCAAGCGCTACGCCACGCCCGAGCCCGACCAGACTCGAGCGCAAGAGCTGCGCAAAGGCTGGCTCTACGTTTACCGCAACGGCTATCTGTGGCGCGAACTCGAAGTCCTGGCCCACGGCCACACCCGCGACGTCAACCTGCGCCGCCACCAGGGCAAGGACGAGCGGCCCGCCAGCGGCGAAACCGACAGCCGCGTGATCATCCCCTACAAAATGGCCGGTCGCCATCAGCAAATCGAAATCGCCTATTCGGAAGTGCAATGGAGTTGGGCGCGCATCAACGCATTAGGCGGCATGGACACCGATCCCAAGGAAGAACCACGCCTGCGCCCCGACACGTCCAGGCCGCAGATCAGCAAGGAAGAAGCCGCCGCCATGCGCCGCGCGCGCATGCAGGACTTCACCGCCGAACTCAGACGCTTCATTGCCGGGGAGGACACCGAGAACATTCAGAGTGTTGAAAACTGCACGGAGGAGATCTATTCGCTGCACCTGCATCGCTTCAGCAAGCTGCCGGTGGTGTATGTGCATGATCCCATCGGTGTGGCCAAGGATCTGGCGACGGAGGTTTTCATCCGCAGGAACGAATATCTCCAAGGACGAAATCAGGCCGCCGAGGAGGCGGGAAGCAAGCATGCCATGGCGGAAATTGTCTTTCAGATGGGCCTTGGCTCCAAAAAGGCCGCCGATCTTGTCGATATGGACGAACTCAGATATCTTCTCAAGTGGGATCGGCAGATCGCGCATCTGCATGCCCTGGAAGAGGCCGCCGTAGCTCTGGGTGAATATATCACCCGGGCGCCCGTTGCGGGCTGCCCCGATGTCCATGTTTCCATGCAGGACTACGACGAGCACACCTCCGTGGAAAACCTGCTGCGGGGACAACTTCTTTCCAGCGAACTGGTCGGCCATCTGATCTATGGGGAGGGGCAGCAATATCTCGGCAAAAGTCTCAACCAACCTGATCATTTCCTGGTCGGTGCGTTGAACCCGCCCCAACGAAAAATTGAAATTCTCGGCAAGAACACCAACACAGTCGCCGAGTTTTTTGAAAACCTCGCCGCAGGGGCCCAGAGCGATCCGGCGTTGGAAAAGGCGGTGTTCGAGCTCTTCGCCAGGATCATCGAGCAGATCTCCGACGGCGAATACACCCTTGCGCAAGGCAACTTCGATCTGGCCCCGCTGCTGGCGGGAAGCGCAGCTGCAGGCGCCAAGGGCGGGTATCTGAGCAGCAGCTTCACGGTGCTGGCGCGCGGGCGTTTCGATGTGGCCCAATGGGTGGTAGTCAAAAAGGGTCTCTCCAGCCAGATGGCCTTAACTCTGGGGCGTTCCATGGAATGGCTGCAGGCCAACCAACCGCTGATCAAGCTCAATGCCGTGCGTCTATTCGCCGTGCTGGAGGTGATGAATCTGGGGAAGGCTGTTGCAGGGATTGAAAAAGGTAAGTTTGGGATTGCCGAAGCTCGATTTGCAGCGGCATCTGCAACCATCATCAGCCTCGGCTTCACCTACCTCAAGGATGTCAAGCAGATTGGCGCCGGGTGGGACAATAAGGCGTTGCCGCTGTGGGAACAGCAACTTCTCACCAAAAAAAGGATTTTCGTCGCCGGTGGCGCGCACGGTTTCGGATTCGTCGGCAATGTGATCATCGTCGCCCTGGCCTGGAGCGATGTCTGGGCCGCCTACAAGAAGGAGAACACTGGAGGCGCGGTGGCCGCCACCGTCGCCGCGTTGGGCTCGACCATCCTGGCCGCCGCCACCACCCTGGGCGGACTGGTCGAGATGAACACCCTGCGCACCCCTGGCTTTACGGGAGCGCAGGCGGCCCGTGCCGCCGCGTATGGCAAGGCGAGGGTTCCCCTGACCCGTTATTTCCAGATAAGCCGCGTCGGCGCGGGAACCTTCATCGGCATCGCTGTTTTGGTGGTCGGGGGTGCGCTCATGTACTATTTTTCCCGAACCCCCCTGGAGCATTTTCTTGCCCGCGGTCCCTTCGGCAAAGACAAAGACAAACGCTATCATGGGGCCACGGAGTTTCAAAGCTGGAGTGATGACGCTATCGCCGAGGCCAGGCTTTTCAACCTTCTGTTCAGCCCGACCCTGGACCCGAGCCTGGAGCGCAGCAGCAATGGTTATAGGGTCGATCTCAGAATTCATCTGCCCCTGCTGTTCGAAGGCAAAACTCGCATCGACTACAGGCTTTATGGCCTGCCGCCCATGGGGTTCCACAAACCCGCCGAGAAAAGAGTGATCCCGCCAAGCTCCCAAGGGCAGTTGGTGACGAATCCGGACGGCTCCCATACCCTGAGGCTGAGCTACGATTCCGAGGCCATCAAGGGCTTTGTCACCTATGAAGCCCAGGCGCTGGTCGATCTGTACGGCGACGGCAGCCAGGTGCTGCCCGTCAATATCGAAAAAGCCTCTCTCGCCGGTCACGCGCCGGTGGTGATGGAATTCCCCGAGGCCCTGCAGTTATGA